From the Primulina tabacum isolate GXHZ01 chromosome 15, ASM2559414v2, whole genome shotgun sequence genome, one window contains:
- the LOC142527078 gene encoding uncharacterized protein LOC142527078 gives MQMMGVAWRRWRTEVKATSYDSNIPLEELVSIRPIPHGLATEVWERLCAYWKATELKENGRKPTRIEIMHLSRRSKKKGGAPVDAEAIRYENLLDEAVQTRLQDMSEGTQAIEVHEDAFRDVFGTEHSGRVRCLGAGALPSQVFPEQCRRSSFYNRQNYHSTLEMTNKFKEMQEQMKKDMEMRESQLRAEMEAQKAQLQTEMEKMRQMQDQFESFTRVMQSMIPGGSSGHELLPTQMTTVMTNIIQKPI, from the exons ATGCAAATGATGGGGGTTGCATGGAGGCGATGGAGGACCGAAGTTAAAGCTACATCTTATGACTCCAATATCCCATTAGAGGAGCTTGTGTCCATTCGCCCTATTCCTCATGGGTTGGCAACAGAAGTTTGGGAAAGATTATGTGCGTACTGGAAGGCTACTGAG TTGAAAGAGAATGGTAGGAAGCCGACTCGCATCGAAATAATGCATTTGAGTCGGAGAAGTAAAAAGAAAGGAGGTGCTCCAGTTGATGCTGAAGCCATACGCTATGAG AATTTGTTGGATGAGGCTGTTCAAACTCGCTTACAAGACATGTCTGAGGGGACACAAGCAATAGAAGTGCATGAGGATGCATTTCG TGATGTATTTGGAACCGAGCATTCTGGCCGAGTTCGATGTCTGGGAGCAGGAGCACTGCCTAGCCAAGTCTTCCCTGAACAATGCAGGCGAAGCTCATTCTACAATAGGCAAAACTATCATTCTACTTTGGAGATGACAAATAAATTCAAAGAAATGCAAGAACAAATGAAGAAAGATATGGAGATGCGTGAATCGCAGTTGCGAGCAGAAATGGAGGCGCAAAAAGCACAACTCCAGACAGAAATGGAGAAAATGAGACAAATGCAAGATCAATTCGAAAGTTTTACACGGGTTATGCAGAGTATGATACCTGGAGGGTCTAGTGGGCATGAATTGTTACCAACACAG ATGACAACTGTAATGACAAACATCATTCAGAAACCCATTTAA
- the LOC142527147 gene encoding uncharacterized protein LOC142527147 gives MAIATIVATTLQGLGNPNANQPPPPPPPNGIKFHYESLRKNRCPTFSGASDPEVSQSWLKGIETQHRLLEVPEALKVDVTVPFLEDKAGKWWEAISPAMTAAGPMTWQRFREAFLKQYYPAEVRLQKLSEFENFTQTSDMSVVEYTSQFNALGSYAPAIMAD, from the coding sequence ATGGCCATAGCCACTATTGTGGCGACAACACTGCAAGGGTTGGGAAACCCGAACGCCAATcagccaccaccacctccaccaccaaaTGGAATCAAGTTCCACTATGAGTCACTCCGCAAGAATAGGTGTCCAACCTTTAGTGGAGCCTCTGACCCTGAAGTTAGCCAGAGTTGGCTGAAAGGTATAGAGACTCAACATCGCCTATTGGAAGTTCCCGAGGCACTGAAAGTGGACGTGACTGTGCCGTTCCTGGAAGATAAAGCAGGAAAATGGTGGGAAGCAATCTCGCCAGCCATGACAGCTGCAGGACCAATGACTTGGCAGCGATTTCGAGAAGCTTTTCTGAAACAGTATTATCCAGCCGAGGTCAGACTGCAGAAACTGAGTGAGTTTGAAAACTTCACTCAAACTTCGGATATGTCAGTTGTAGAATACACCTCCCAGTTCAACGCCTTAGGATCTTATGCTCCGGCAATCATGGCGGATTAA
- the LOC142527124 gene encoding 2-carboxy-1,4-naphthoquinone phytyltransferase, chloroplastic-like yields the protein MAATYVSKANNGFCVAKTNGGYHSLRHSVARNYARLSMPHSTQRSFGSCNKAYTGMLSLKKQVTHRRFIQKCRAAEVAEPKLLNNNAPVEEELSRSTLIWRAAKLPMYTVALIPVLVGSAAAYQQTGQFSFWRFLVSLVSFVIVNVWVNLSNDVYDFDTGADKDKKESVVNLFGSRELINTVAWSLLVIGFSGISWLAAAAASGRSIVLSAFAVFCFFLYQCPPFRLSYFGVGEPLLMMAYGPLSTIAFYLFQSRASELPISGTIVWSSLLLGFTTALILFCSHFHQIDGDRAVGKMSPLVRIGTDKGSKVVKFGVVGLYSLLLGLGFFQALPLPSVILGFMTLPMANSVVGFVEKNHMDKSKIFMSKYLCVRLHTVFGAALAAGLTIARMRAPAAAAKLVL from the exons ATGGCAGCAACCTATGTTTCCAAAGCTAATAATGGATTTTGTGTTGCCAAGACCAATGGAGGGTACCATTCGTTGAGACACAGCGTGGCGAG GAACTATGCAAGATTGTCGATGCCGCATTCGACACAGAGGTCATTCGGCAGCTGCAACAAGGCATACACGGGCATGTTGTCCTTGAAAAAGCAGGTTACACATCGTCGTTTCATCCAAAAATGTAGAGCTGCTGAAGTTGCAGAACCGAAACTGCTAAATAATAACGCTCCAGTCGAAGAAGAATTGTCGAGATCGACTTTAATATGGAGAGCTGCGAAACTACCTATGTACACTGTTGCTCTTATTCCAGTACTT GTGGGATCCGCAGCTGCATATCAGCAAACGGGCCAGTTTTCGTTCTGGCGATTCTTGGTGTCGTTGGTGTCTTTTGTAATCGTGAATGTCTGGGTAAATTTAAG CAACGATGTTTACGATTTCGACACAGGAGCAGATAAGGACAAGAAAGAATCCGTTGTCAATCTCTTCGGCAG TCGGGAACTCATCAACACAGTTGCTTGGTCGTTACTTGTTATTGGTTTCTCCGGCATTTCGTGGTTGGCGGCCGCGGCCGCAAGTGGGCGTTCAATAGTACTATCGGCCTTTGCTGTGTTTTGCTTCTTCCTTTACCAG TGTCCACCGTTTCGTTTGAGTTATTTTGGTGTGGGAGAGCCCTTACTCATGATGGCATATGGCCCGCTTTCGACCATCGCCTTCTACTTATTCCAAAGCCGAGCAAG TGAGCTGCCGATATCGGGGACGATTGTTTGGTCATCACTGCTTCTCGGTTTTACGACGGCCCTGATCCTTTTCTGCAGTCATTTCCATCAG ATCGACGGCGATAGGGCTGTTGGAAAAATGTCCCCATTGGTAAGGATTGGGACTGACAAAGGCTCAAAAGTGGTGAAATTTGGTGTTGTTGGGCTCTACTCGCTTCTACTGGGTCTTGGATTCTTCCAAGCTCTTCCTTTGCCTAGCGTT attctTGGTTTCATGACACTTCCAATGGCGAACTCAGTGGTTGGTTTTGTTGAGAAGAATCACATG GATAAATCGAAGATTTTCATGTCAAAGTATCTGTGCGTGAGATTGCACACTGTATTTGGTGCCGCATTAGCTGCTGGATTGACGATTGCTAGAATGCGTGcacctgctgctgctgctaagCTTGTCCTCTGA